The DNA sequence atttgatttaatttttataaatattaaaattttaatttttaattttttatttattcaattttatttgattttaaatcaaattcaaCTAATGTTTATTTACCAATAaatattcattttcttttcttatcaTCCACACCAACTTCGTCTTCACAAGTCGAGCCATTTGACAACCTTTGCTTAGTAACCATTAATGGGAAAGAGTCTAAAAGTGAACTTGATGGGCTAGCCAATGATGCAGCGGTGGGTGGACCTTAGCTGAGGGTGTACCTTAGATAAGCGTTAGACTATTTAGTTAGttggatttaaaattaaattaaataaaagttaaaatttaattactaataaaaattaaattaaattaaaagagaaatcaatttaattcaattttatttgatttggtgagttaaattttttactgatgtttttattttttacattttagttttactattttaaaattcaattaaaatattttaattgtttaatttcaatattattaattaatcgattcgtttcaattttattattttttattaaaattaaatcaaatcaaaattattatattttttaaaattaaaattaaactaaatcaaaaaatataaaatcaaattaaaattttaaattattattcgcTCCACGGTGCGACATATTGGGCAAGTGAAGTTCAATCGGAGCACATATCAATAATTCAATTTACTCTCTATGTGAAACATGTGTAGTTTGGCAATGCCGTAACCGTATGGCATCTTCCACTATGATTCCCAAATAAACAGAGCACTCCGTGGGTTCGCCGTTATCAATCTCTTGGGGACAAATTAGAGTGTGTATCGGTTATTCCATGTCATGGAATGACAAACCACTATCAATTTGAcagctaaataaatttaaaaaagaagcTGCTTAGAATTTTTTCtaagtttatttttcataattttaaatatattttttataattgtttagattttattaacgtccattaaaaaaatatttttttaattatatctaaaattttaaattttgaataataaataaccTTTTAATGTATCATTATTATCttgaaatcaaattgaattttaaaaaattaataataaattataatataatttttaaaaatttacttgactgataaaatagtatttaatgtaaatatttttatttcaatatattttaattctattaattactcatattttttttttgaatcaagaaAAACTTTATTTATCTTGTAGAATAATAATCCAAGAGACAATCAGGAATGTCAATCCAAATCTTGAATCTACCATGATGAATAGACTCTCTAGCTAATAAATGGGCGGCTCTATTTTCTGAACGCCGTACCCAACAAACATGAATGTTACCCTGAGACCGCATAACATCTTTGCAATCAGAAACAACTAATCCAAACTTTAAAAAGTCATCCAGAGGAGAGCGAATAGCCaaggctaaggattggttatccgTAAAAATACAACCCACCTGAAGAAAACAATCTCTAGCATAAGATAAACATTGACGCAAGGCCAAAACTTCAGCAATAACAGGTTGCCCACCCCCCTCATAGAAACCCGAAATTGCAATGGAAAAGAAGCCTTCCAAGTCCTCAAATACTGCTGCAAAACCGAACAAATCAGCACTAGCAAAGACTGCACAATCAATGAATGCAATCCAATCAACTTCAAGAGTGGTAGCCTCAACCAATGGGAGCACATGAGGAACAGATGGGTGGGATAACGTCCTTGGTCGAGACACAAGTGAAGCCACATAATCATTAAAATAGGAACTAGCAGCATGATGAACCTCACTGGGtgacaaaactttattgacccaCAATCTTTCATTCCTAGCATGCCATAACTTCCATGCATGTATAGCCATACGTGCAGTCTTTTCTCTGCCAAAagtattataaatatgaataaagaAATCCATGAATATAGAAAAATCAACAGCAGTAGAAAAACCAGCAAGTCTCCATAACTCAACAGCCATTGGACAATGCAAAAAAACATGTGAAATAGATTCATCATGATCACAAAAAAGACATGCAGCAGGTACATGTATCCCACGCCTCAAAAGAATATCCCGAGTAGGAAGCACTCCACGACAAGTACGCCAAAGAAAATCCCGAACTTTGGGAGGAACATCAAGAGACCAAAGACGATTCCACCTATCATTATAACCCAGCACACCAGTCCTACCCGACAATTCTAAGGCACAAAAATAGGCAGATTTAACTGAGTACACACCCTTCTTATGCAAGTGCCAAATTAATTTATCCGGTTTTGGGAATAGAGGCAATGGAATAGTAAGAATAGCTCTCATATCAGCAACACTAAAAATATTCATTAGCTTCTCTACATCCCAACGCAACTCACCTtcaacaaacaaatcacatactCTCATGGCTTCAGGAACAAACATCGCCTCATCTAAAGGCATAAAACCAATATCCCGAGGAATCCAAGGGCAATTAACAACAAAAACCTGCTTACCATTATATACATATCAAGATATTAacgaaaaatttaaaatgtgaaataaaacaaaactttaTGAATTGAAGTCTTtactatttcattttatttaatattattaatacagTATTCATATATGAacaaaattcatataatttacaatatataattatttaatatataatatttattattataatttataatatacataaaaattgtaATTTACTGTAAACTGGTGTTATTAAAAAATTCCTGTGATATTAGGAAAAGTTACAGATAAAAACAAGTGGTCCCGTAGCTCAGTTGGTTAGAGCGTTGGTCTTATGAGCCGAAGGTCGCGGGTTCGAGCCCCGCCGGGACcacttttttttcttattgtCCCTGTCtgattaatttctattttcttaCCAATCAACGGTCCACATTCCACCATAACTCGATTGAAGCATCAATTAGCTGTAGGATGCCCAACTCTAAAGCAATAATCACGTTAATATAATATCATTTTGTTTGGTTCTAACAATACACGCAATTATTCCCTTCAATGAACAACACCACACTCGCCCCATTCATCAAATTATCGAGAATTTCATTAattattcattattatttttttttattgcaagttttattatttttcaattatattaaaatgatattattattCTCTCCCAACTAACAGTCATGtagacttttttatttttgctttcaaaaaaaatgtagacttttatatttcaaataaaataataataacaataataatatacaaataatttttttccactaattattttttttaaatgagaatccgtttaattaaaaaaataacttatataaaaaatatttttatcaataaaataatttattttttattaattatagtttaaaaataaagtgaaaaattacttatttttttatttaaccaataaaatatttttttattaattattattttaaatattgaaatatcaaaaaatttaaaaaataatttttttcgtcAAATAAATAAAGTCCCACGTGATTAG is a window from the Manihot esculenta cultivar AM560-2 chromosome 16, M.esculenta_v8, whole genome shotgun sequence genome containing:
- the LOC110603989 gene encoding uncharacterized protein LOC110603989; this translates as MGTQNRGETKGVDNTKGCLIVTQQRSELIEMVAIQVFVVNCPWIPRDIGFMPLDEAMFVPEAMRVCDLFVEGELRWDVEKLMNIFSVADMRAILTIPLPLFPKPDKLIWHLHKKGVYSVKSAYFCALELSGRTGVLGYNDRWNRLWSLDVPPKVRDFLWRTCRGVLPTRDILLRRGIHVPAACLFCDHDESISHVFLHCPMAVELWRLAGFSTAVDFSIFMDFFIHIYNTFGREKTARMAIHAWKLWHARNERLWVNKVLSPSEVHHAASSYFNDYVASLVSRPRTLSHPSVPHVLPLVEATTLEVDWIAFIDCAVFASADLFGFAAVFEDLEGFFSIAISGFYEGGGQPVIAEVLALRQCLSYARDCFLQVGCIFTDNQSLALAIRSPLDDFLKFGLVVSDCKDVMRSQGNIHVCWVRRSENRAAHLLARESIHHGRFKIWIDIPDCLLDYYSTR